A genome region from Glycine max cultivar Williams 82 chromosome 5, Glycine_max_v4.0, whole genome shotgun sequence includes the following:
- the LOC102660235 gene encoding uncharacterized protein: MAEESDVNQLKSEKIEPEDVDEKANPNERLTITKVPPKSLSRYLSPRKSSCHDLCKYGIPHEAKPWSPTQKRVTKKERKTKVPQEMTSLEGTKKSGSSSKPSQTSKIEKANIPVDTKEVTYEKTVTSGKNSPPYEETHVSSEHNNSDLKQEQSEPSLPVKESAESQTKREIVKNKSPSDSSSRKKTESRSKQKKTSLTGVKEKPTPPSLPLSPKHNVKKSQSLSSKSFMNMARESSLKPQDNVEEVTPELASSDNLPDNILHVTEPASANSSEDPTVACDATRLSSPSPSSSEEKSLKHTNEKTGKSAVSASSRKGLGSVAGNKEKVNTRSVSRSPSVSSYVSSSVSSLRKQNNATSKSNNRIHHHQGENVKMGYKIRPKMSTKVGAANKAVVTARKLNFRRGKVIELQPQCNNVPRRLKFKPTRILGDDMRKDINVARKKTIVDNKVGGDGEVNAATTKSEKDVAKLQTVEGSKRRIVGRKVGGDRSKIQGSKSGSDEKVVLRHQKVEGKKQNPRLYNNVIEETASMLTELRKSKVKALVGAFETVISLDSLREATATEVSTIC; encoded by the coding sequence ATGGCAGAGGAAAGTGATGTTAACCAGTTAAAGTCTGAGAAAATTGAGCCTGAAGATGTTGATGAAAAAGCAAATCCTAATGAGAGATTAACCATCACAAAAGTTCCACCAAAGAGTCTTTCGCGTTATCTTAGTCCTCGAAAAAGTTCCTGCCATGATCTTTGCAAATATGGCATCCCACATGAAGCCAAACCATGGAGTCCAACACAGAAAAGGGTTaccaaaaaggaaagaaaaaccaAAGTTCCACAAGAGATGACTTCTTTGGAAGGTACAAAGAAATCAGGAAGCAGTTCAAAGCCTTCTCAAACTTCAAAAATTGAAAAGGCCAATATTCCTGTTGACACCAAGGAAGTAACATATGAAAAAACAGTCACGTCAGGGAAAAACTCACCACCTTATGAAGAAACACATGTTTCCTCGGAACATAACAACAGTGACCTAAAGCAAGAACAGTCTGAGCCATCTCTCCCAGTGAAGGAATCTGCCGAGAGTCAAACAAAAAGggaaatagtaaaaaataagagCCCTTCTGATTCAAGCAGCAGAAAGAAAACTGAAAGCAGAAGCAAACagaaaaagacatctttaaCTGGAGTCAAGGAAAAACCAACTCCACCAAGTCTTCCCTTGTCTCCAAAACACAATGTCAAGAAATCTCAAAGCCTAAGCTCCAAGAGTTTCATGAACATGGCAAGAGAGTCCTCTCTGAAACCTCAAGACAATGTTGAAGAAGTCACACCTGAACTAGCCAGCAGTGACAATTTACCAGACAATATCTTGCATGTCACTGAACCTGCCTCAGCAAATTCATCTGAGGACCCTACTGTGGCTTGTGATGCAACTAGGTTGTCTTCACCCTCGCCTTCATCATCAGAGGAAAAAAGCTTGAAGCATACCAATGAAAAAACTGGCAAGTCTGCAGTGTCTGCATCTTCAAGGAAGGGTCTTGGATCTGTGGCTGGGAACAAAGAGAAGGTAAATACGCGTAGTGTTTCACGATCGCCATCGGTATCATCATATGTTTCCTCTTCCGTGTCTTCCCTTCGGAAACAAAACAATGCTACATCTAAGTCCAACAATAGAATACATCATCATCAAGGTGAAAATGTGAAGATGGGGTACAAAATCAGGCCAAAAATGAGCACCAAAGTTGGGGCAGCTAATAAAGCTGTTGTTACAGCCCGAAAATTGAATTTTAGGAGAGGAAAAGTGATTGAACTTCAGCCTCAGTGCAACAACGTTCCAAGGAGACTCAAATTCAAGCCGACACGCATTCTTGGTGATGACATGAGGAAAGACATAAATGTTGCTAGAAAAAAGACCATTGTGGATAATAAAGTTGGTGGTGATGGTGAGGTAAATGCTGCTACTACAAAATCAGAGAAAGATGTGGCCAAACTCCAAACTGTGGAAGGAAGTAAAAGGAGAATTGTCGGGAGGAAGGTTGGTGGGGATAGGAGCAAGATACAGGGTTCAAAATCAGGTTCTGATGAGAAAGTTGTCTTGAGACATCAAAAAGtggaagggaagaaacaaaatcCTCGTTTGTATAATAATGTGATTGAAGAGACCGCAAGCATGCTTACTGAGCTAAGGAAGAGCAAGGTCAAGGCTCTAGTTGGTGCATTTGAAACCGTGATATCTCTTGATTCTCTTAGAGAGGCCACTGCCACGGAAGTAAGCACAATTTGTTGA